One genomic window of Magnolia sinica isolate HGM2019 chromosome 3, MsV1, whole genome shotgun sequence includes the following:
- the LOC131240728 gene encoding uncharacterized protein LOC131240728 isoform X1 — translation MNCFMAIELKLLIDKEKNRVVFAESDTFFVDALFSFLTVPIATVVRLSSKKSNLGSMDALYESIENLHSRYLQTEAVKEMLLCPRSASEAQTKDVALNVNAEVTTYYICENCRFNGADPLISTVKNVRCRCGGAMIVKIVFRKSKPVVDGSDEGVFVKRTMRFMISDDLQVGPISTNACLSLLNELGVRDRAALEEKSVNVGTNEALHILRQLMVSNTPLTDVFLPKPDALGNASGALKLYLEDIATDKKDTGKKMSVKLLVSESKNKVLYAEATNDFLDLLFSFLTFPLGSIVKLLGPGSSIRCLDNLYRSVEDLSRDDNCIISEECRAMLLDPKLSVHSGCDNQLLPVVDTGPMTIDTSLFRECQVTSIPRIVFLSPCSAFHFINPKLSGAATECGGGFVKGPNTMLMVTDGLDVKPLSFISGIPILDRFDVPISDVQERVVSVGEEEALSLLKAALFSRTVLSDVFCQKKVNHMEIKLERE, via the exons CATGGCTATCGAGTTGAAGCTGCTAATCGACAAGGAGAAAAATAGAGTCGTGTTTGCCGAATCCGATACGTTTTTTGTCGATGCCCTCTTCAGCTTCTTGACGGTACCAATAGCTACTGTGGTGCGACTCAGCAGCAAGAAATCCAATCTCGGAAGCATGGATGCGTTGTATGAGAGCATAGAGAATCTCCATTCTCGATATCTACAGACAGAGGCTGTGAAGGAGATGTTGCTCTGCCCACGAAGTGCCTCGGAGGCCCAAACAAAGGACGTAGCGCTAAATGTCAATGCAGAGGTTACTACGTATTACATATGTGAAAATTGTCGTTTCAATGGGGCCGACCCCTTAATCAGTACTGTTAAGAACGTCCGATGTCGCTGTGGAGGAGCGATGATTGTCAAGATAGTTTTTAGGAAGTCAAAGCCAGTTGTGGACGGTAGCGATGAGGGAGTCTTTGTGAAGAGAACAATGAGGTTCATGATAAGCGATGatctacaggtggggcccatttccaCGAATGCCTGCCTATCGCTGCTTAACGAGCTTGGAGTCAGGGACAGGGCTGCTCTCGAGGAGAAGAGTGTGAATGTGGGTACCAATGAG GCATTGCATATACTGAGACAATTGATGGTCTCCAACACACCTTTGACGGACGTGTTTCTGCCGAAGCCAGATGCTCTTGGGAATGCTTCTGGCGCCCTAAAGTTGTACCTCGAAGACATAGCCACAGATAAGAAAGACACTGGCAAGAAGATGAGCGTGAAGCTTCTGGTCAGCGAATCCAAGAACAAGGTGTTGTATGCAGAGGCCACAAATGACTTCTTGGACCTTCTGTTCAGCTTCCTCACCTTCCCTCTTGGGTCCATAGTAAAGCTCTTGGGCCCAGGTTCTTCTATCAGATGTTTGGACAACTTGTACAGAAGCGTGGAAGATTTAAGCCGTGACGACAATTGTATCATTTCGGAGGAATGCAGGGCCATGCTACTTGACCCCAAGCTATCGGTTCATTCAGGTTGTGACAACCAGCTACTGCCTGTCGTGGATACGGGCCCTATGACAATCGACACTTCTCTCTTTCGGGAATGTCAAGTCACTTCCATCCCTCGTATCGTTTTTCTAAGCCCTTGTTCAGCATTCCATTTCATAAATCCGAAGTTAAGTGGTGCAGCGACGGAGTGTGGAGGAGGATTTGTGAAGGGACCGAATACGATGTTAATGGTAACAGATGGGTTAGATGTGAAGCCTCTATCGTTTATTTCAGGCATTCCAATCCTTGACAGATTCGACGTGCCCATCAGCGATGTACAGGAGCGAGTAGTGAGCGTGGGTGAGGAAGAG GCTCTATCTCTACTGAAGGCTGCTTTGTTCTCCAGAACAGTTCTGAGTGATGTCTTCTGTCAGAAGAAAGTAAATCATATGGAGATCAAATTGGAACGTGAATGA
- the LOC131240728 gene encoding uncharacterized protein LOC131240728 isoform X2 produces the protein MAIELKLLIDKEKNRVVFAESDTFFVDALFSFLTVPIATVVRLSSKKSNLGSMDALYESIENLHSRYLQTEAVKEMLLCPRSASEAQTKDVALNVNAEVTTYYICENCRFNGADPLISTVKNVRCRCGGAMIVKIVFRKSKPVVDGSDEGVFVKRTMRFMISDDLQVGPISTNACLSLLNELGVRDRAALEEKSVNVGTNEALHILRQLMVSNTPLTDVFLPKPDALGNASGALKLYLEDIATDKKDTGKKMSVKLLVSESKNKVLYAEATNDFLDLLFSFLTFPLGSIVKLLGPGSSIRCLDNLYRSVEDLSRDDNCIISEECRAMLLDPKLSVHSGCDNQLLPVVDTGPMTIDTSLFRECQVTSIPRIVFLSPCSAFHFINPKLSGAATECGGGFVKGPNTMLMVTDGLDVKPLSFISGIPILDRFDVPISDVQERVVSVGEEEALSLLKAALFSRTVLSDVFCQKKVNHMEIKLERE, from the exons ATGGCTATCGAGTTGAAGCTGCTAATCGACAAGGAGAAAAATAGAGTCGTGTTTGCCGAATCCGATACGTTTTTTGTCGATGCCCTCTTCAGCTTCTTGACGGTACCAATAGCTACTGTGGTGCGACTCAGCAGCAAGAAATCCAATCTCGGAAGCATGGATGCGTTGTATGAGAGCATAGAGAATCTCCATTCTCGATATCTACAGACAGAGGCTGTGAAGGAGATGTTGCTCTGCCCACGAAGTGCCTCGGAGGCCCAAACAAAGGACGTAGCGCTAAATGTCAATGCAGAGGTTACTACGTATTACATATGTGAAAATTGTCGTTTCAATGGGGCCGACCCCTTAATCAGTACTGTTAAGAACGTCCGATGTCGCTGTGGAGGAGCGATGATTGTCAAGATAGTTTTTAGGAAGTCAAAGCCAGTTGTGGACGGTAGCGATGAGGGAGTCTTTGTGAAGAGAACAATGAGGTTCATGATAAGCGATGatctacaggtggggcccatttccaCGAATGCCTGCCTATCGCTGCTTAACGAGCTTGGAGTCAGGGACAGGGCTGCTCTCGAGGAGAAGAGTGTGAATGTGGGTACCAATGAG GCATTGCATATACTGAGACAATTGATGGTCTCCAACACACCTTTGACGGACGTGTTTCTGCCGAAGCCAGATGCTCTTGGGAATGCTTCTGGCGCCCTAAAGTTGTACCTCGAAGACATAGCCACAGATAAGAAAGACACTGGCAAGAAGATGAGCGTGAAGCTTCTGGTCAGCGAATCCAAGAACAAGGTGTTGTATGCAGAGGCCACAAATGACTTCTTGGACCTTCTGTTCAGCTTCCTCACCTTCCCTCTTGGGTCCATAGTAAAGCTCTTGGGCCCAGGTTCTTCTATCAGATGTTTGGACAACTTGTACAGAAGCGTGGAAGATTTAAGCCGTGACGACAATTGTATCATTTCGGAGGAATGCAGGGCCATGCTACTTGACCCCAAGCTATCGGTTCATTCAGGTTGTGACAACCAGCTACTGCCTGTCGTGGATACGGGCCCTATGACAATCGACACTTCTCTCTTTCGGGAATGTCAAGTCACTTCCATCCCTCGTATCGTTTTTCTAAGCCCTTGTTCAGCATTCCATTTCATAAATCCGAAGTTAAGTGGTGCAGCGACGGAGTGTGGAGGAGGATTTGTGAAGGGACCGAATACGATGTTAATGGTAACAGATGGGTTAGATGTGAAGCCTCTATCGTTTATTTCAGGCATTCCAATCCTTGACAGATTCGACGTGCCCATCAGCGATGTACAGGAGCGAGTAGTGAGCGTGGGTGAGGAAGAG GCTCTATCTCTACTGAAGGCTGCTTTGTTCTCCAGAACAGTTCTGAGTGATGTCTTCTGTCAGAAGAAAGTAAATCATATGGAGATCAAATTGGAACGTGAATGA